One window of the Labilibaculum sp. genome contains the following:
- a CDS encoding sugar transferase, which yields MIKGREQTLARLSTLMQVGLSVACYWVVAWAVTTYLRPVNIDIHDNNTIYLLIIAIWYTLIKELNLGKMLRVKTYSELFAEYFAMVVISSGLLHLGSLFLTDSVPTLILALFACLNLVVLFGFRMLSYRIFKLLRGKGFNTRNVLIVADDESYLHFIDRMLFIRDWGYNVWAIMSDGKHIKNKYESHVRVLHEHFQLSEIIDANVVDEVIYCKGKFDNEEVRALIYACSEVGVTFRVYSELLSVVSQRSHLTYFKELPFLTFANNTKNYFALKVKEMLDFLFSFVIVVLISPVLLAISVAIKIEDGGSVFFRQRRVGLNGRIFHCLKFRTMVENAEALRVKLENQNEQSGPVFKIKNDPRVTRVGRFLRKTSLDELPQFFNVLRGEMSIVGPRPPIPSEVQQYQRWQRRRLSMKPGITCIWQVSGRNNIPFEEWMKLDMLYIDTWSLKLDLILFLSTIKVVFTGEGQ from the coding sequence ATGATTAAAGGAAGAGAACAAACCCTTGCACGTTTGAGTACTCTCATGCAAGTAGGTTTATCAGTTGCTTGTTATTGGGTGGTGGCATGGGCAGTTACTACCTATTTAAGACCGGTAAATATTGATATTCACGATAACAATACAATTTACCTGCTGATTATCGCCATTTGGTACACGCTGATAAAGGAGCTGAATCTGGGTAAAATGCTTCGGGTAAAAACCTACTCCGAATTGTTTGCCGAATATTTTGCCATGGTTGTAATAAGTTCAGGATTGCTGCATTTAGGAAGTTTATTCCTCACTGATTCCGTACCAACATTAATTCTGGCTTTGTTTGCCTGTTTAAATCTTGTAGTGCTTTTTGGCTTTCGGATGTTAAGTTACCGGATATTTAAATTGCTGAGAGGGAAAGGCTTTAATACCAGAAATGTTTTAATTGTTGCAGATGATGAATCGTATCTGCACTTTATCGACCGAATGCTTTTTATTCGCGATTGGGGATACAATGTTTGGGCGATTATGTCGGATGGAAAACACATCAAAAATAAATACGAGTCGCACGTTCGGGTTTTGCACGAGCATTTTCAGCTAAGCGAGATTATCGATGCCAATGTGGTTGATGAGGTAATTTACTGCAAAGGAAAGTTTGATAATGAAGAAGTCCGGGCTTTGATTTATGCCTGTTCCGAGGTTGGAGTTACGTTTCGTGTTTATTCCGAATTGTTAAGTGTTGTTAGTCAGCGATCTCATCTTACTTATTTTAAAGAACTTCCTTTTTTGACGTTCGCCAATAATACGAAAAATTACTTTGCCCTTAAGGTGAAGGAAATGCTCGATTTCCTGTTTTCATTTGTTATTGTGGTATTGATTTCTCCTGTCTTGTTAGCCATATCTGTGGCAATAAAAATTGAAGACGGAGGTTCCGTTTTTTTCCGTCAAAGGCGGGTAGGCCTGAATGGACGTATTTTTCATTGTCTGAAATTCAGAACAATGGTGGAAAATGCTGAAGCCTTGCGGGTGAAACTTGAAAATCAGAATGAACAGTCAGGGCCGGTTTTCAAAATTAAGAATGATCCCAGGGTAACCCGTGTTGGTAGATTTCTTCGAAAAACATCTTTGGATGAGCTGCCTCAGTTCTTTAATGTTCTCAGAGGCGAAATGTCGATTGTTGGTCCACGGCCGCCAATTCCTTCCGAAGTTCAGCAGTATCAACGCTGGCAGCGCCGGCGATTAAGCATGAAACCAGGAATAACATGTATCTGGCAAGTGTCTGGCCGCAACAATATTCCTTTCGAGGAATGGATGAAACTGGATATGCTTTACATCGATACCTGGTCGTTAAAACTGGATTTAATACTATTTCTCAGCACCATTAAAGTTGTGTTCACTGGTGAAGGGCAATAG
- a CDS encoding WecB/TagA/CpsF family glycosyltransferase yields the protein MKKRITIMNSPVDVLTMKETLHLIDDSIREKKPIQHIVVNAAKLVHMQTDTELYKSVVASDIINADGMAVVWAAGLLGEPLPERVSGVDLMQELVVLAAEKQYKIFFFGGKEEVVAEVVRKYTSVFGEEIIAGFRNGYFNKAQEADIAAQIAASNADILFVAISSPTKEIFLNTYKDQLKVPFIMGVGGSFDVVAGKVKRAPLWMQNSGLEWFYRFLQEPRRMWKRYLTTNSLFLYYIFKERIQKFFR from the coding sequence ATGAAAAAGAGAATTACAATAATGAATTCGCCGGTTGATGTGTTGACGATGAAGGAAACTCTTCACCTGATCGATGATTCGATCCGGGAGAAAAAGCCAATTCAACACATTGTGGTAAATGCGGCCAAACTGGTGCACATGCAAACCGATACCGAGTTATACAAATCGGTAGTAGCCAGCGATATTATTAATGCGGACGGAATGGCTGTTGTTTGGGCAGCTGGATTATTAGGAGAACCTTTGCCGGAAAGAGTTTCGGGCGTTGATTTAATGCAGGAGCTGGTTGTTTTGGCTGCCGAAAAACAATACAAAATCTTTTTTTTCGGCGGCAAAGAAGAGGTGGTTGCCGAAGTGGTTCGAAAGTACACATCTGTTTTTGGAGAAGAAATAATTGCCGGTTTCCGAAATGGGTATTTTAACAAAGCTCAGGAAGCAGATATTGCAGCACAAATTGCAGCATCGAATGCAGATATTTTATTTGTAGCCATAAGTTCTCCAACCAAGGAGATTTTTCTAAATACTTATAAAGATCAGTTAAAAGTGCCTTTTATTATGGGCGTTGGCGGTTCGTTTGATGTAGTAGCCGGAAAAGTAAAAAGAGCACCTCTTTGGATGCAAAACTCAGGTTTGGAATGGTTTTACCGCTTTTTGCAGGAGCCCCGCCGAATGTGGAAAAGATACTTAACAACCAATTCTCTGTTTCTCTACTACATATTTAAAGAACGAATTCAAAAATTTTTCAGATAA
- a CDS encoding glycosyltransferase family 4 protein, producing the protein MKEVLFIAPGNTKSKGGIGLCVNNYSKHIKPFKLIVTHRFNSKVLNSIWFPVCVIELIFRLLKDSEIKIIHIHGASKGSFYRKYILFSIVHRLFNKKLIYHIHGGGFRDFYLESPVFIQKRIRYVIQSADVVFCLTEKWKHFFSSAFHPKRVVILNNMIIPPAEPNKIVLNGKLQFLFLGLIGDNKGIFDLLKTISKNRTNFEGRLSLKIAGNGEVARLKKYISRWKLENLVQFEGWVDAEKKDQLMRSSHIFILPSYKEGLPLSILEAMSYSLPIISSNAGGIPDLIYKYKNGILVDAGNEEAIKKAILKLLNNHNLIQIYSERSAKGSVDFYPQSVLKTLFSIYHELQSSKGLLIEQN; encoded by the coding sequence ATGAAAGAAGTATTATTTATTGCTCCTGGGAATACAAAAAGTAAAGGTGGAATCGGCTTGTGTGTAAATAATTATTCGAAACACATCAAACCATTTAAGCTGATTGTTACGCATCGATTCAACTCAAAAGTGTTGAATAGTATTTGGTTCCCTGTTTGTGTAATTGAATTGATATTTCGCCTTTTAAAAGATTCAGAGATTAAAATTATTCATATTCACGGAGCATCGAAAGGTAGTTTTTACCGCAAATACATTCTGTTCTCGATAGTTCACAGGCTGTTTAACAAGAAACTGATCTATCATATCCACGGAGGTGGGTTTCGCGATTTTTATTTGGAATCACCGGTATTTATACAAAAGAGAATTCGTTATGTGATTCAGTCTGCCGATGTTGTTTTTTGCCTGACTGAAAAGTGGAAGCATTTCTTTTCCAGCGCTTTTCATCCGAAGCGTGTGGTGATTTTAAACAACATGATTATTCCTCCGGCCGAACCCAATAAAATAGTGTTGAATGGCAAACTTCAGTTTCTCTTTTTGGGCTTAATTGGTGACAATAAGGGAATATTTGATTTATTAAAAACCATTTCGAAAAACAGAACCAATTTTGAGGGGAGACTAAGCTTAAAGATTGCCGGTAATGGAGAAGTGGCCCGGCTAAAAAAATATATTTCGAGATGGAAATTAGAGAATCTGGTACAATTTGAGGGTTGGGTAGATGCAGAGAAAAAAGATCAGTTGATGCGCTCATCGCACATTTTTATTTTGCCTTCCTATAAGGAAGGATTGCCCTTATCTATTTTGGAAGCAATGAGTTATTCACTGCCAATAATATCAAGTAATGCGGGAGGAATCCCTGATTTAATTTACAAATACAAGAATGGCATTTTAGTTGATGCCGGAAATGAGGAAGCGATAAAAAAAGCCATTTTAAAACTACTAAACAACCATAATTTGATACAGATTTACTCTGAAAGGTCGGCAAAAGGGAGTGTTGACTTCTATCCTCAAAGCGTTTTAAAAACTCTATTTTCAATTTATCATGAACTACAGAGCAGTAAGGGATTACTTATTGAGCAAAATTAA
- a CDS encoding polysaccharide deacetylase family protein, whose product MQRIKKVIGDFLGFVVIFFYKGVALQKFDKHVLSIYFHNPSPFLFQGIILFLRANNFHFISGKELYDLALGREELKERKAFVSFDDAWKGNLKLIPIIEKYQIPISIFTPVKPVVSGNYWWEYVPYLKSKYPEIRGAEDLKKMRNSQRMEYVRNAVAERVLKRSAVNLKELEYLHRHPLVTIGSHSYHHPIGIQCTNEELAFEYSESKKILESWLNTEINSFAYPNGDYDERDFEFLKKNGYKMAFTTNPNLNRENNGMYELPRVSINTKGGKYENIARMLGLWHQYIQPLQLKLKSENRKVSVQIIDQYS is encoded by the coding sequence ATGCAGAGGATTAAAAAAGTGATAGGCGATTTTTTGGGTTTTGTGGTGATTTTTTTCTACAAAGGAGTTGCATTGCAAAAGTTTGACAAACATGTTTTGTCTATCTATTTTCACAACCCGTCTCCTTTTTTATTTCAAGGAATAATTCTGTTTTTAAGAGCGAATAATTTCCATTTTATCAGCGGGAAGGAATTGTATGATCTTGCACTTGGCAGAGAGGAGTTGAAGGAAAGGAAAGCCTTTGTTTCGTTTGATGATGCATGGAAAGGGAACTTAAAATTGATTCCAATAATTGAGAAATATCAAATTCCAATTTCAATTTTCACACCTGTTAAACCGGTTGTCTCGGGGAATTATTGGTGGGAATACGTTCCCTATCTAAAAAGTAAGTATCCCGAAATAAGGGGGGCAGAGGATTTAAAAAAGATGAGAAACAGTCAGCGGATGGAATATGTTCGAAATGCTGTCGCAGAACGTGTATTAAAGAGATCGGCTGTAAATCTGAAAGAACTGGAATACTTGCACAGGCATCCGCTGGTTACCATCGGATCGCATAGCTATCACCATCCAATTGGTATTCAATGTACCAATGAGGAACTGGCATTTGAGTATTCCGAATCGAAAAAGATTTTAGAGAGCTGGTTGAATACGGAAATTAATTCGTTCGCATATCCAAACGGCGATTACGATGAAAGGGATTTTGAATTCTTAAAAAAGAATGGCTATAAAATGGCTTTTACTACGAATCCGAATCTTAATCGGGAAAATAATGGAATGTATGAACTTCCCAGAGTTTCTATCAATACAAAAGGAGGGAAATACGAGAACATTGCACGCATGTTGGGTTTGTGGCATCAGTACATTCAACCTTTGCAGTTGAAATTAAAATCAGAAAACAGGAAAGTCAGCGTTCAAATCATAGATCAGTATTCTTGA
- a CDS encoding GNAT family N-acetyltransferase translates to MYNFQFISLKELEEIDYHGDFLSCDSNWISNWFSIFKDVENNVLGYKKRPYIISAYCNGKLAAIVPLVKLQRIYCKCLKLTFVEFLDQQWCSMGNDVISLKPLGLDFAGELKHWIKKNINYHFIFLKYLPKSSVLNGKYKLYHYAGEPVIPMVEYSGYQNFLMEAYAKRFRKQLDRTLRKIDRDGFKFELSAEKINESNFKEIRRLAKSKIVDGKGFVYGDSNKEKFFLKMYKNYSSEVLFVKFNKIAVAYVINIDKNGKRLAIDCAFDRDYKTYGAGIHCMNCNIQNSFKKEQEKFSFGIGLDAYKFQFTKQAEPSYMCFDFKYRLKSLLALPYLMYRVKKTDHAVVNQLKKVHCHAED, encoded by the coding sequence ATGTACAACTTTCAATTTATTTCACTTAAAGAACTGGAGGAAATTGATTATCACGGCGATTTTTTAAGTTGTGATTCCAACTGGATTTCCAATTGGTTCTCAATTTTTAAAGACGTTGAAAACAATGTATTGGGTTACAAAAAACGACCTTACATTATTTCTGCGTATTGCAATGGGAAACTGGCAGCAATTGTTCCTCTTGTAAAGTTGCAGCGGATTTACTGCAAATGTCTAAAGCTTACATTTGTTGAGTTTTTGGATCAGCAGTGGTGCAGCATGGGAAATGACGTGATCTCTTTAAAACCTTTGGGACTTGATTTTGCCGGTGAACTAAAACATTGGATAAAAAAGAACATTAACTATCATTTTATTTTTCTTAAATACCTGCCAAAATCATCCGTTTTAAACGGGAAGTATAAGTTATACCATTATGCAGGTGAACCTGTTATTCCGATGGTGGAATATTCAGGATATCAGAATTTTTTGATGGAGGCCTATGCGAAGCGGTTTAGGAAGCAATTGGATAGAACTCTTCGGAAAATAGATAGGGATGGATTCAAATTTGAATTGTCTGCAGAAAAGATCAATGAATCAAATTTCAAGGAAATTAGAAGACTGGCAAAATCGAAAATTGTTGATGGGAAAGGCTTTGTATATGGTGATTCCAACAAAGAAAAATTCTTCCTTAAAATGTATAAAAATTATTCATCTGAGGTTTTGTTTGTGAAATTTAATAAGATCGCTGTGGCCTACGTTATCAATATCGACAAAAATGGAAAACGATTGGCAATTGATTGTGCTTTCGATAGGGATTATAAAACCTATGGGGCCGGCATCCATTGTATGAATTGCAACATTCAAAACAGTTTTAAGAAAGAGCAGGAAAAATTCTCATTTGGAATTGGTTTAGATGCTTATAAGTTTCAATTTACAAAGCAGGCAGAGCCATCTTACATGTGTTTTGATTTTAAATATCGGTTGAAATCTCTTTTGGCCTTGCCATATTTAATGTATCGGGTAAAAAAGACTGATCATGCGGTGGTTAACCAACTAAAAAAAGTTCATTGTCATGCAGAGGATTAA
- a CDS encoding GNAT family N-acetyltransferase yields the protein MYHFRFITLNDLKEIDYFGNFPSNQFNWIYNWFSVFEKVENNVLGYNKKAYVVAAYKEEKLTAVVPLVKLYRTYFKVVNIEFLEFMGQQWSSLGNDILKFDDLEECFSNELISWIKANIKFHFLFLKYLPESSVLANKYRLFHYAGAPFVQVGKYDSYEAFSVRVYTRKFREDLSRTLRKIKKDGFEYKLSFERIDDESLAEIRRIAKSKEVDGKNFLYEDAEKERFHLKIYESFPSQVVFVKFNQQAVAYGTSIDWNGERIGIDAAFDRDYRKYGAGIHCIDALIQHSFSEKKQKISFGMGLDTYKFQFTDQIDRYFMCYDYKLRLKSLLALPYFLYRLKKEDQMVTEKLLLAEGK from the coding sequence ATGTATCATTTTCGTTTTATCACTTTAAATGATCTGAAGGAGATTGATTACTTCGGGAATTTTCCAAGCAATCAGTTCAACTGGATTTACAATTGGTTTTCTGTTTTCGAAAAGGTTGAAAACAATGTGCTTGGATATAACAAAAAAGCCTACGTCGTTGCTGCTTATAAAGAGGAGAAACTTACTGCTGTAGTTCCTCTTGTGAAATTGTACAGAACCTATTTTAAAGTGGTTAACATTGAATTTTTAGAGTTTATGGGACAGCAATGGTCCAGTCTCGGGAATGATATTTTGAAGTTTGATGATTTGGAAGAATGTTTTTCGAACGAATTAATTTCGTGGATAAAAGCCAATATTAAATTTCACTTTTTATTTTTAAAATACTTGCCCGAATCATCAGTTTTGGCCAACAAATATCGATTGTTTCATTACGCTGGAGCGCCTTTTGTGCAAGTCGGTAAATACGATAGTTATGAGGCGTTTTCGGTCAGGGTATATACAAGAAAGTTTCGCGAAGATTTGAGCAGAACCTTGCGGAAAATTAAAAAAGATGGTTTTGAGTATAAGCTAAGTTTTGAGAGAATTGATGATGAGAGTTTGGCTGAAATCAGACGGATTGCGAAATCGAAAGAAGTGGACGGGAAAAACTTTTTGTATGAAGATGCTGAAAAAGAACGGTTTCATTTAAAAATATATGAAAGTTTTCCTTCGCAGGTAGTATTCGTGAAATTTAATCAGCAAGCGGTAGCTTACGGAACAAGTATCGATTGGAATGGCGAAAGAATAGGAATTGATGCTGCCTTTGATCGGGATTATAGAAAATATGGTGCAGGAATTCATTGTATAGATGCGCTGATACAGCATAGTTTTAGTGAAAAAAAGCAAAAAATCTCTTTTGGCATGGGATTGGATACCTACAAATTTCAATTTACAGATCAGATTGATCGCTATTTTATGTGTTACGATTATAAACTTCGACTAAAATCTTTGCTTGCATTGCCTTATTTTTTGTATCGCTTAAAAAAAGAAGATCAAATGGTGACGGAGAAACTTTTGTTGGCTGAAGGTAAATAA
- a CDS encoding O-antigen ligase family protein has translation MKYVETAFWMLAFFVALFLKSYTIGGQEMAYIWKLPLLIFLFVGVLGQKVHFNFLILGYLFAIKNLVNTSFFDYPVDSIINFSKYLTIPLVAHWIYLNINSVESLKKLRMLPVYLAGFLIISNIPYYLGVFSAPVSKTMLWMEDTSLDGLVGILGAPHYTSALLSIACIVILEFIVNKRGDMLMNFVLGPLLLLGLFFLFKTYTRTGWLMFVVGVSILFVRKITFKEAGKILALSVLLFAGLIVLYQTNEGFRRRVMDDRAGQEDKSAYETVGSGRLQIAQVYLENLYESNFVTYLVGMGMQESQNRYEKKDGMPLFAHNGFVQTIVDNGILGFLLYLVFLYSIFSEISKSNSSHNQLTVAIFFMFISCLVTQQANYFLLDLFLSLFIGISLIEDRINRYIEIKHRLSSADLKTHSTTI, from the coding sequence ATGAAGTACGTTGAAACAGCATTTTGGATGCTGGCTTTTTTTGTGGCTCTTTTCTTAAAGAGTTATACAATTGGCGGCCAGGAAATGGCTTACATCTGGAAGTTACCATTACTTATTTTTCTATTTGTTGGCGTTTTGGGACAGAAAGTCCATTTCAATTTTTTGATTCTCGGTTATCTTTTTGCAATTAAGAATCTGGTGAATACTTCTTTTTTCGATTATCCGGTTGATTCCATCATCAATTTCTCTAAATACTTAACCATACCATTGGTGGCTCATTGGATTTATTTGAATATCAACAGTGTTGAAAGCCTGAAGAAATTACGGATGCTGCCGGTTTATCTGGCTGGCTTTCTAATTATTTCAAATATTCCTTACTATTTGGGTGTTTTTTCGGCTCCGGTCAGTAAAACCATGCTTTGGATGGAGGATACCTCTTTGGATGGTTTGGTTGGAATATTGGGAGCCCCGCATTATACATCGGCTTTATTATCGATAGCCTGTATTGTTATACTTGAGTTTATTGTTAATAAAAGAGGTGATATGCTCATGAATTTTGTGTTGGGACCACTTTTGCTTTTAGGATTATTTTTTCTTTTTAAGACCTATACGCGAACCGGTTGGCTCATGTTTGTGGTAGGAGTCAGCATTCTTTTTGTACGAAAAATTACTTTTAAAGAAGCGGGTAAAATATTGGCTCTTAGTGTTCTTTTATTTGCGGGTCTTATTGTTTTGTATCAAACCAACGAAGGCTTTCGCCGCAGAGTGATGGACGACAGGGCAGGGCAGGAAGATAAATCGGCTTATGAAACTGTAGGTTCCGGGCGGTTGCAAATTGCTCAGGTATATTTGGAAAATTTGTACGAAAGTAATTTTGTGACCTATTTAGTTGGAATGGGAATGCAGGAATCGCAAAACAGATATGAGAAAAAGGATGGAATGCCTCTTTTTGCACACAATGGTTTTGTTCAGACTATAGTTGACAATGGAATACTCGGTTTTCTACTTTACCTGGTGTTCCTTTATTCAATTTTCAGCGAAATTTCCAAATCGAACAGTAGTCACAACCAATTGACTGTAGCAATCTTTTTTATGTTTATTTCCTGTTTGGTAACGCAGCAGGCAAATTACTTTTTATTGGATCTGTTTCTTTCTCTGTTCATCGGAATTTCATTGATCGAAGATAGAATTAACCGTTACATTGAAATAAAACACCGGCTTTCATCAGCAGATTTGAAGACACACTCAACTACAATTTAA
- a CDS encoding ATP-grasp domain-containing protein, with the protein MVKNKGDMCLQGKKLLILGGTSFQIPGILYAKMAGYYVITCDHTPENPGHQYADEYINLRTTDLKGVLNVSRKLAIDGVLAFASDSAAPTAAYVAEKMGLPGNPYKSVKILSEKDLYRNFLLMNQFKTPKYGGYNTLEDFSNYSTEFTYPVLVKPVGSSGSKGISMVNDLWEMGNAIDYAMNFSRSKRFIVEEYIEKKYPQLDGDIFVYNGKIAAYYPGDQKNDIEVNQFAPSSINYPSLLPEKLHEKIKLELQRLIHLLKIKLGGFKTEVIIDGNDQVYLMEIGAYNGGNWISEIIKCARNVDMVKMSVDASMGAEPEIQSQKEMDKYYTIYVIHSSKDGKFRSVKLHDSIKDYVLEIKMMVEEGEDVFRFCGSNCALGIGLLEFPNPDTRDQIMNKIGELIAVELE; encoded by the coding sequence ATGGTTAAAAATAAGGGTGATATGTGTTTGCAAGGGAAGAAATTGCTAATACTTGGAGGTACATCTTTTCAGATTCCAGGTATTTTGTATGCAAAAATGGCTGGTTATTATGTGATTACTTGTGACCATACACCTGAGAATCCAGGGCATCAATATGCTGATGAATATATTAATTTGAGAACAACAGATTTAAAGGGTGTATTGAATGTATCAAGAAAATTGGCGATTGACGGGGTTTTGGCTTTTGCCTCAGATTCTGCAGCACCTACGGCGGCTTATGTAGCGGAAAAAATGGGGCTTCCCGGAAACCCGTATAAATCGGTGAAAATTCTTTCTGAAAAAGATTTGTACCGTAATTTTTTGTTAATGAATCAGTTTAAGACACCAAAATACGGTGGTTATAATACGCTGGAAGATTTTTCAAATTATTCAACAGAGTTTACTTATCCGGTTCTTGTTAAACCAGTTGGTTCTTCTGGAAGTAAAGGCATTTCAATGGTGAATGATTTATGGGAAATGGGAAACGCAATTGATTATGCGATGAATTTTTCCAGAAGTAAGCGTTTTATTGTTGAGGAGTATATTGAGAAAAAATACCCTCAGCTCGATGGAGATATTTTTGTTTACAATGGTAAGATTGCAGCATACTATCCGGGAGATCAAAAGAATGATATCGAGGTAAACCAATTTGCACCTTCAAGTATCAATTATCCTTCTTTATTGCCTGAGAAATTACATGAAAAAATAAAACTAGAACTGCAAAGACTGATTCATTTGCTGAAAATCAAATTAGGAGGGTTTAAAACCGAGGTAATTATTGATGGAAACGACCAGGTTTATTTGATGGAGATTGGTGCTTATAATGGAGGGAATTGGATTTCGGAAATTATAAAATGTGCACGTAATGTTGACATGGTTAAAATGAGTGTGGATGCCAGCATGGGTGCAGAACCAGAGATTCAAAGCCAAAAGGAGATGGATAAGTACTACACCATTTATGTGATTCATTCCAGTAAGGATGGAAAATTCCGATCTGTAAAATTGCATGATTCGATAAAGGATTATGTGTTGGAAATTAAAATGATGGTTGAAGAAGGGGAAGATGTTTTTCGCTTTTGCGGCTCAAATTGTGCGCTAGGAATAGGCTTACTTGAATTTCCAAATCCAGATACAAGGGATCAGATAATGAATAAAATAGGAGAGCTAATTGCAGTTGAACTGGAATAG
- a CDS encoding WbqC family protein has product MLAIMQPYVFPYIGYFQLIQAASEIVFYDDVNYIKQGWVNRNRILLNDSDFLFTIPVAKGSQNKKINEVKPIPDEKCKRKFFLQMKYAYSKAPFYKEVMELIKKVCKKEYNNIGDMGIDSILSVYDYLGKTIKWSKSSISSPLNADKEKADRLIDITRQFGYKAYVNVIGGRELYQKEYFNNKGIDLYFIKTGKVEYAQTGKKFIPNLSIIDILMFNDKETVLRFLKSYVLI; this is encoded by the coding sequence ATGCTTGCGATAATGCAGCCCTATGTATTTCCTTATATTGGATATTTTCAATTAATTCAGGCGGCCAGTGAAATTGTTTTTTACGATGATGTGAACTACATAAAGCAAGGCTGGGTGAACAGAAATCGAATTTTATTGAATGATTCAGATTTTTTATTCACGATACCTGTGGCTAAAGGCAGCCAAAACAAGAAAATTAATGAGGTGAAACCCATTCCGGATGAGAAATGCAAAAGGAAATTTTTTCTGCAAATGAAATATGCCTATTCAAAAGCTCCATTTTATAAGGAGGTGATGGAGTTGATAAAAAAAGTTTGTAAGAAGGAGTACAATAATATTGGAGATATGGGAATTGATTCAATTTTAAGTGTTTATGATTATTTAGGCAAAACAATTAAATGGAGTAAGTCATCAATTAGCTCTCCTTTAAATGCGGATAAAGAAAAGGCAGATAGATTAATTGATATCACAAGACAGTTTGGTTACAAGGCTTATGTGAATGTTATTGGGGGGCGGGAATTATATCAAAAGGAATATTTTAATAACAAAGGAATTGATTTGTACTTTATTAAAACTGGAAAAGTTGAATACGCTCAGACAGGAAAAAAGTTCATCCCCAATCTATCGATAATAGATATTTTAATGTTTAATGATAAGGAGACTGTATTGCGGTTTTTGAAGAGTTATGTATTGATATAG